Proteins encoded together in one Juglans regia cultivar Chandler chromosome 9, Walnut 2.0, whole genome shotgun sequence window:
- the LOC108990871 gene encoding protein FIZZY-RELATED 2-like codes for MEDPAIQRFPSQPAPGTPTPSSSSSQLNLAPTMSDEDSARSRYIERLINANHHPSPSRTIYSDRFIPTRTGSNFGLFHLPAPRQSSSSEGREDSSTSVYSTLLRTVLFGPESSVVSPVTPEKRSDWMNPPSRNIFRYKTDTCQALHSLFPFGSDDAMPGVNHSPVKAPRKIPRSPYKVLDAPALQDDFYLNLVDWSAHNVLAVGLGNCVYLWNACSSKVTKLCDLGVDDSVCSVGWAQRGTHLAVGTSNGKVQIWDASRCKRVRTMEGHRLRVGALAWSSSLLSSGGRDKSIFQRDIRAQEDFVSKLSGHKSEVCGLKWSYDNRELASGGNDNRLFVWNQNSTQPVLKYCEHTAAVKAIAWSPHVNGLLASGGGTADRCIRFWNTTTNSHLSCMDTGSQVCNLVWSKNVNELVSTHGYSQNQIIVWRYPAMSKLATLTGHTFRVLYLAISPDGQTIVTGAGDETLRFWNVFPSAKSQNTDSEIGASFLGRTTIR; via the exons atggaagatCCCGCGATTCAAAGATTTCCCAGTCAACCTGCTCCCGGAACCCCAActccatcttcttcatcttcgcAGCTGAATCTAGCTCCGACGATGTCCGACGAGGACTCAGCCCGTTCGCGCTACATCGAACGCCTAATCAACGCCAACCACCACCCATCGCCGTCGAGGACGATCTACTCCGATAGGTTTATTCCCACCAGAACCGGCTCCAACTTCGGGCTCTTCCACCTCCCAGCGCCGCGACAGTCCAGCTCTTCCGAGGGCCGCGAGGATAGCTCCACCAGCGTCTATTCTACGCTCCTTCGCACGGTTCTCTTCGGCCCTGAATCTAGCGTCGTCTCGCCGGTTACGCCCGAGAAGAGGAGCGACTGGATGAACCCCCCCAGCCGGAATATTTTCCGTTACAAGACGGATACCTGCCAGGCTTTGCATTCCCTTTTTCCATTTGGGTCTGACGATGCAATGCCCGGGGTTAATCATAGCCCGGTAAAGGCTCCAAGGAAGATCCCACGGTCGCCGTATAAG GTTTTAGACGCGCCAGCTTTGCAAGATGACTTTTATCTAAATCTGGTGGATTGGTCTGCGCATAACGTCTTGGCGGTGGGATTGGGAAACTGCGTTTACTTGTGGAATGCTTGTAGTAGCAAG GTAACCAAGTTGTGTGACTTGGGAGTCGACGACAGTGTCTGTTCGGTAGGGTGGGCTCAGCGCGGTACACATCTTGCTGTTGGTACCAGCAATGGAAAAGTTCAG ATTTGGGATGCATCTCGGTGTAAAAGGGTAAGAACTATGGAGGGTCATCGACTCCGTGTCGGGGCCTTAGCTTGGAGTTCATCTCTTTTGTCTTCTGGTGGCCGGGACAAGAGTATTTTTCAACGAGATATACGTGCTCAGGAAGATTTTGTTAGTAAACTCTCTGGACACAAGTCAGAG GTTTGTGGACTAAAGTGGTCTTATGATAATCGTGAATTAGCATCTGGAGGCAATGATAACAGA CTTTTTGTTTGGAATCAAAATTCAACTCAGCCTGTGCTGAAATACTGTGAGCATACAGCAGCAGTTAAAGCTATTGCATGGTCTCCCCATGTTAATGGACTTCTTGCATCAGGGGGAGGAACTGCAGACCGATGTATTCGTTTCTGGAATACAACCACAAATTCACACTTGAGTTGCATGGACACTGGAAGTCAG GTATGCAATCTTGTTTGGTCCAAGAATGTCAATGAACTTGTCAGCACCCATGGATACTCCCAAAATCAGATAATAGTTTGGAGATATCCTGCCATGTCAAAG TTGGCAACTCTTACGGGCCATACATTTCGAGTTCTCTATCTTGCCATCTCACCTGACGGACAG ACCATTGTCACAGGAGCTGGAGATGAAACGCTTAGGTTTTGGAATGTGTTCCCCTCCGCTAAATCACAG AACACAGACAGCGAGATTGGAGCATCATTTCTGGGAAGAACTACAATTCGATAA
- the LOC108990848 gene encoding uncharacterized protein LOC108990848, producing the protein MGSLFSLTLIILSWASSTSIKAEAQGISSDRLLDLYIRDYTFQAHEQHLIRTGILHTVRLPANFSGIRVDMLRLRCGSLRRYGAQVREFHLDVGVTVHPCVERVVVIRQNLGYNWSSIFYANYDISGYQLVSPILGLLAYNAGSNMNFSNPYELGILAEEKPITVDFSNTTKLTNMQGNRPYCASFESDGKVTLANQVSPYVCVAKRHGHFGLVIEMAPEQLRKKISRWKLVVGSSVGAALGAFLLGLLLVALLVKGKKKSRMEEMERRAYEDEALQVSMVGHVRAPTAAVTRTLPTTIEHEYVPSPQEIAHFCL; encoded by the coding sequence ATGggctccctcttctctctcacaTTGATAATTCTTTCATGGGCATCATCAACGTCAATAAAGGCTGAAGCTCAAGGAATCAGTTCAGATCGTCTTCTCGATCTATACATTAGAGACTACACGTTTCAGGCCCACGAACAACACTTGATCAGGACTGGAATATTGCACACTGTACGTTTACCAGCAAACTTCTCCGGCATCAGGGTCGACATGTTGAGACTCAGGTGTGGCAGTCTACGAAGATATGGTGCACAGGTTAGGGAATTTCATCTGGATGTTGGAGTGACAGTGCATCCATGTGTGGAGAGAGTCGTGGTGATTAGACAAAATTTGGGGTATAATTGGTCTTCCATATTCTATGCTAATTATGACATATCTGGGTATCAACTCGTTTCCCCTATTTTAGGTCTTCTAGCATATAATGCTGGATCCAACATGAATTTTAGCAACCCTTATGAGCTTGGAATTCTTGCAGAAGAAAAGCCCATCACAGTAGATTTCAGCAATACTACAAAGTTAACCAACATGCAGGGAAATAGGCCATATTGTGCTAGTTTTGAAAGTGATGGCAAAGTCACACTAGCAAATCAGGTATCACCATATGTGTGTGTTGCAAAGAGGCATGGCCATTTTGGACTGGTCATTGAGATGGCGCCGGAGCAGTTGAGGAAAAAGATTAGCCGGTGGAAATTGGTGGTCGGAAGTTCAGTAGGAGCTGCATTGGGTGCATTTCTTTTGGGTTTGCTTCTGGTGGCATTGCTTGTTAAAGGGAAGAAGAAATCAAGAATGGAAGAGATGGAGAGAAGGGCCTATGAAGACGAAGCTTTGCAAGTTTCGATGGTAGGACATGTGAGAGCTCCTACCGCTGCTGTTACTCGAACGTTGCCTACAACAATTGAGCATGAGTATGTACCTTCTCCTCAAGAAATTgctcatttttgtttgtga
- the LOC108990861 gene encoding histone deacetylase complex subunit SAP18-like has protein sequence MDKRSRDAKMAAAAQPPQTRPSSSTRPLQPPPPPPPLQSRAPPSLPTRPRFEPVDREKTCPLLLRVFTKIGGHHNEEDFAVRGKEPKDEVQIYTWKDATLRELTDLVKEVAPEARRRNAKLSFAFVYPDQRGRFVLRTVGMTHSYGNSRRVEDSKSLGELSFQIGDYLDVAIL, from the exons ATGGACAAGAGAAGCAGAGACGCGAAAATGGCTGCAGCCGCCCAACCACCACAGACTAGACCCTCTTCTTCGACTAGACCACTCCAgccgcctcctcctcctcctcctcttcagtCCAGGGCTCCACCGTCACTTCCTACTCGCCCTCGCTTCGAACCCGTCGATCGTGAAAAG actTGCCCCCTGTTGCTTCGAGTTTTCACTAAG ATTGGAGGTCATCATAATGAGGAAGATTTTGCAGTGAGAGGCAAGGAACCCAAAGATGAGGTTCAAATTTATACCTGGAAAGATGCAACACTCCGTGAATTAACTGATCTT GTTAAAGAGGTTGCTCCTGAGGCTAGGAGAAGAAATGCCAAATTGTCTTTTGCTTTTGTATATCCTGATCAACGTGGTCGTTTTGTGTTGAGAACG GTGGGAATGACACATTCTTATGGAAACAGCAGACGGGTGGAGGACAGCAAGTCATTGGGTGAACTTAGCTTccag ATTGGAGATTACTTGGATGTGGCAATCTTGTAG